Proteins from a genomic interval of Longimicrobiales bacterium:
- a CDS encoding nuclear transport factor 2 family protein: protein MRRLQYSLIGAIMLATLAAPAAAQQDTQTDEQAVRAVVDRLFDGMRSRDTTMMRSVFADEAQFYRLDGEGKVHISTPSEFITSISRAPAGLLLDEVLADVEIRIDGPLASVWTYYDFFAGDDFSHCGYDAFQMLKVQGEWKIVALADSRRQEDCRKQRSGG, encoded by the coding sequence ATGCGGAGACTGCAGTACTCTCTGATCGGCGCGATCATGCTCGCCACACTGGCGGCGCCCGCGGCAGCTCAGCAGGACACACAGACGGACGAGCAGGCGGTGCGCGCCGTCGTCGACAGGCTGTTCGACGGGATGCGCTCACGCGACACGACGATGATGCGTTCGGTGTTCGCGGACGAGGCACAGTTCTACCGCCTGGACGGCGAGGGTAAGGTCCACATCAGTACGCCGTCGGAGTTCATCACCAGCATTTCGCGCGCGCCCGCGGGTCTGCTGCTCGACGAGGTGCTGGCCGACGTGGAGATCCGCATCGATGGGCCGCTCGCCTCGGTCTGGACGTATTACGACTTCTTTGCCGGTGACGACTTCTCGCACTGCGGCTACGACGCGTTCCAGATGCTGAAGGTGCAGGGCGAGTGGAAGATCGTCGCGCTCGCGGATTCGCGGCGCCAGGAAGACTGCAGGAAGCAGCGCAGCGGCGGCTGA